The DNA window GTTCCAGGACCTGGCGCTGTGGCCGCATCTCACCGTCCAGGGGAATCTGGCGTTCGGACTCGCGGCGCGCGGCGTCGGGCGCGCCGAGCGCGAAGCCCGCATCGCCGCCGTGCTCGGGCGTGTCGGCCTCGCTGCGCGTGCCCGCCGCCGGCCGGGCGAGCTGTCGGGCGGCGAGCGGCAGCGCGTGGCGATCGCCCGCGCGCTCGTCCTCGAGCCCGATGCCGTGCTGCTCGACGAGCCGCTCACGAACCTCGACGTGGGCCTGCGGGGCGAGCTGCTCGGACTGTTCGCGGAGCTGCTGCGCGAGCGGCGGGCGACGGCCGTCTACGTGACCCACGACCCGCGCGAGGCCGCGCGTCTGGGCGATCGGATCGCCGTACTCGAGCGGGGGAGAATCGTCCAGGTGGGGACGTTCGATGCGCTCCGCGCGAGCCCGGCGACCGCGTTCGTGCGCGCGGTGCTCGAGGAGCTGGCGCGAGGAACCGGCGGTTGATCGCCCCTCGGTCGACTGCTACCAGAGCCGCTACATGATTTCGCCGGCGGAAGCACCGCTGGCGGCCCCCGCGGTCCGCCTGTCGAGCCTGTCTGCCTTCTTTCCGGCCCACAACGAGGAGGAGAACCTCGTCCCGATGGCCGCGGCGTTGCTTTCCATCCTGCCCGCCGTGGCCGACGAGTGGGAGCTCGTGGTCGTCGACGACGGCAGCGAGGATGCGACGGGCCGGCTCGCCGACGAGCTGGCGGCCCGCCACCCGCGCGTCCGCGCCGTCCATCATCGGACGAATCGCGGCTACGGGGCCGCCGTGCGCAGCGGGCTCGCCGCCGCGCGCTACGACTACGTCTTCTTCACCGACGGTGACCACCAGTTCGACGTGCGGCAGATCGTGCGTCTCATCCCCGCCCTCGACCGGGCCGACGCGGTCGTCGGCTACCGGGAGCATCGATCGGATCCGGCTCTCCGCCGCCTCAACGCCGCCGGCTGGAACCTCCTCGTGCGCGTACTGCTCGGCCTGCCGGTGCGCGACGTGAACTGCGCCTTCAAGCTGCTGCGGCGGAAGGCGCTCAGCGGCATCGCGCTCGAGGCCGAGGGCGCGATGGTCTCGGCGGAGCTCCTCGCTCGGCTGCAGTCGCGTGGCGCCCGGATCGTGGAGGTCGCCGTTGATCACTTCCCACGCCGCCACGGCACGCCGAGCGGCGCCCGGCCGCGGGTGATCGCGCGCGCCTTCGTGGAGCTCGCGCGCCTCTACCGTCGGGTCAGGGCCGGCAGCTGAGCGATGCGGAAGGCGACGAAGTCGCGGCTTCGTCCGGTCTCGACGAAGCGGCCGTCGGCCGCGAGGGTGGCGGCGTCGCGCTCGGCGGCGACCACCCGCGTGCCGGGAGGCAGCTCGGCCAGCGCCTCGACGTCGTCGGAGGTCGCCACGTCGCGGTCGAGGTAGTACACGAACCGTGCCCGTGTCCCCTCGTGTTTCAGGCGAAAGCCGATCACGGGCGTATCGGCCGGACCGAGGGCGGGCGCGAGCGCCAGGACGGCCTCGCCGGTGCCGGCGGGATGGAGCGCGCCCGGCCAGACGAGGACGGCGAGCCACGCGAGCCCGGCGAGGACGCCGATGGCGGGCGCGAGCCGGGCACCGAGCCACGGCGCGACGGCGAGCGCCGCCCACAGGGCGAGCGCGGGATGGAGGAGCATCAGGTAGCGAGGCGAATGCTTGCCGGCGAGCAGGAGGAC is part of the Deltaproteobacteria bacterium genome and encodes:
- a CDS encoding glycosyltransferase family 2 protein, with the translated sequence MRSARARRPRSCARCSRSWREEPAVDRPSVDCYQSRYMISPAEAPLAAPAVRLSSLSAFFPAHNEEENLVPMAAALLSILPAVADEWELVVVDDGSEDATGRLADELAARHPRVRAVHHRTNRGYGAAVRSGLAAARYDYVFFTDGDHQFDVRQIVRLIPALDRADAVVGYREHRSDPALRRLNAAGWNLLVRVLLGLPVRDVNCAFKLLRRKALSGIALEAEGAMVSAELLARLQSRGARIVEVAVDHFPRRHGTPSGARPRVIARAFVELARLYRRVRAGS